One Setaria viridis chromosome 7, Setaria_viridis_v4.0, whole genome shotgun sequence genomic region harbors:
- the LOC117864742 gene encoding cell number regulator 9-like, with the protein MRPAGCLTIFCPCVTVGRIAAIEDQGACCVSPDCCVHFCCESCALCQEYRELKARCFDMSHGSRLTTYEIMVLQARTRTPAAVAHLGL; encoded by the exons ATGCGTCCTGCAGGCTGCCTGACGATCTTCTGCCCGTGCGTCACGGTCGGGAGGATCGCGGCCATCGAGGACCAGGGAGCCTGCTGCGTGAGCCCAGACTGCTGCGTCCACTTCTGCTGCGAGTCCTGCGCGCTCTGCCAGGAGTACCGCGAGCTCAAGGCCCGCTGCTTCGACATGTCCCATG GCTCGCGGTTGACGACGTACGAAATCATGGTTCTTCAGGCACGCACACGAAcaccggccgccgtcgcccacCTTGGCCTGTAG